From the Natrarchaeobaculum aegyptiacum genome, one window contains:
- a CDS encoding DUF6036 family nucleotidyltransferase, which yields MTPRPQFDSEYIEGELQELGDRLHAEVAPFLIGGGAMAFRGLKDTTKDIDLVVTTEAEFDRLFAALGDQGYEEVSELDETYQQLGARLCVENDDGCRIDVFNRQVANKLIFSNGMQQRGEEYLTSGALSVRLTALEDIFLFKTVAKRPDDIDDMNTLVQTSLDFGAIEHEIAAQIELLEGKQFTTHIRESLDELYEQYEVQTPLESAIDEYYAQYMKTLEIRLVLSEDNPLSVDAIAEERDLHRDYVTEQLQQLEAYGYVEQTDAGFVDTGKRDAFNE from the coding sequence ATGACGCCACGTCCACAGTTCGACTCTGAATATATCGAGGGCGAGCTGCAGGAGCTCGGCGATAGGTTACACGCCGAGGTCGCGCCCTTTCTCATCGGAGGCGGAGCAATGGCGTTTCGAGGGCTAAAGGACACAACCAAGGATATCGACCTGGTGGTCACGACCGAAGCCGAGTTCGACCGACTGTTCGCTGCGTTGGGCGACCAGGGGTACGAGGAAGTGTCCGAACTCGACGAGACGTACCAACAGCTGGGAGCCAGACTGTGTGTCGAGAACGACGATGGATGTCGGATCGACGTGTTCAACCGACAGGTTGCCAACAAACTCATCTTCAGCAACGGGATGCAACAGCGAGGCGAGGAGTACCTCACGTCCGGTGCGCTATCTGTCCGGTTAACCGCGCTGGAAGATATTTTCCTGTTCAAGACGGTCGCCAAGCGTCCTGACGATATTGACGACATGAACACGCTGGTACAGACGAGCTTGGACTTCGGGGCGATCGAGCACGAGATCGCGGCACAGATTGAGTTACTGGAGGGGAAACAGTTCACGACGCATATCCGCGAGTCGCTCGATGAGTTGTACGAGCAATACGAGGTTCAGACTCCCCTGGAAAGCGCTATCGACGAATACTACGCGCAGTATATGAAGACGTTGGAGATCAGACTCGTCTTGAGTGAGGACAATCCCCTGTCGGTCGACGCGATTGCTGAAGAGCGCGATCTCCATCGGGACTATGTTACAGAGCAGCTACAGCAGCTCGAAGCATACGGGTACGTCGAGCAGACAGACGCAGGATTTGTTGACACGGGAAAACGTGATGCGTTCAACGAGTGA
- a CDS encoding calcium/sodium antiporter has translation MFTGTGGAVLVLLAGVVVLYVGAELLVAGAGRLALGFGLRPVTVGVTVIAFATTAPELFVAVLGALDVSTDTGLGTVLGSNVANIGLVLGLAALIRPLSVSDTVMRRDVPFMVFAALLLVVLAADGTIGRLEGTILLATLAAFTAFLFRSARREPGRSKGESEARSRAGFGVRDVALVLGGLVGLVLGSRWLITGGSELLFAFGFSELFVGLTVLALGTSLPELAASVVGAIRDEVDFAIGNVVGSNVYNVLAVLGIVAVVTPIPVATSTLQFEFPVLVGFTLALVAMMATGGRLSRLDGAILLAGYVGFVYALVP, from the coding sequence ATGTTCACGGGCACCGGCGGCGCCGTCCTCGTCCTCCTCGCCGGGGTCGTCGTCCTCTACGTCGGAGCAGAGTTGCTCGTCGCCGGTGCCGGTCGCCTCGCGCTGGGATTCGGCCTTCGCCCGGTGACCGTCGGTGTGACGGTGATCGCGTTCGCCACCACGGCACCGGAACTGTTCGTCGCCGTCCTCGGTGCACTCGACGTCTCGACCGATACCGGGCTCGGCACCGTCCTGGGATCGAACGTCGCCAATATCGGGCTCGTACTGGGACTGGCGGCGCTGATCCGTCCGCTCTCGGTCAGCGACACCGTCATGCGCCGTGACGTCCCGTTTATGGTGTTCGCCGCGCTCTTGCTCGTCGTTCTCGCCGCCGACGGCACGATCGGGCGACTCGAGGGGACGATCCTCCTCGCGACGCTCGCCGCGTTCACCGCGTTCCTGTTTCGATCGGCTCGCCGGGAGCCCGGCCGATCGAAGGGAGAGAGTGAGGCGCGCTCGAGAGCGGGATTCGGGGTTCGTGACGTGGCGCTCGTGCTCGGTGGACTGGTCGGCCTCGTCCTCGGTTCGCGGTGGCTCATCACCGGCGGCAGCGAGTTACTGTTCGCCTTCGGCTTCTCGGAACTGTTCGTCGGGCTCACCGTCCTCGCGCTCGGAACGTCACTCCCGGAACTCGCGGCCTCGGTCGTCGGTGCGATCAGAGACGAAGTCGACTTCGCCATCGGGAACGTCGTCGGGTCGAACGTCTACAACGTGCTCGCCGTCCTCGGAATCGTGGCCGTGGTCACGCCGATTCCGGTGGCCACGTCGACCCTGCAGTTCGAGTTTCCGGTCCTCGTCGGATTCACGCTCGCTCTCGTCGCGATGATGGCCACCGGCGGCCGACTCTCACGGCTGGACGGGGCGATATTACTCGCCGGATACGTCGGATTCGTCTACGCCCTCGTCCCCTGA
- a CDS encoding serpin family protein: MNLSRRRALAVCAAAAGSGGLVWYARRGHEPMAGPQTRPQATDAGLEAFVRDTTEFGTTLLSELAADEPTGNAMLSPLSLTSALAMVWAGAREETERQIADTLEFPHEQDELHPTVGALLYDLDGRAEDAASPGLLDRLRGGRAFDLAVANALWGQERFPYRESFLETLETNYGASLRTVDFVGDPDGAREVVNDWAAAATDGRLEDLLSAQAVTEETRLVLTNAVTLLADWDEPFDPEDTTDEPFTALDGSTDEVATMTQTEDFPYARTGSGLQAVELPYVGQSVSMVVVLPPEGEFESFEDDLDADLLAELLADLSERELRLSLPRFEFEVGFDLRETLSRLGMPDAFDPEAAAFDGIVSADDAPDLHLTDVRHETYVAVDEEGTEAIAATGISGGLASGPADMTVDRPFYVLIRDRETNAPLFLGRIVDAAVAQ; the protein is encoded by the coding sequence GTGAACCTCTCACGCCGTCGCGCACTCGCGGTCTGTGCCGCCGCGGCCGGCAGTGGCGGCCTCGTCTGGTACGCCCGGCGGGGTCACGAACCGATGGCCGGTCCGCAAACCCGCCCGCAAGCCACCGACGCGGGCCTCGAGGCGTTCGTCCGCGACACCACCGAGTTTGGAACCACTCTGCTCTCGGAACTCGCCGCGGACGAGCCGACTGGCAACGCGATGCTCTCCCCGCTCAGCCTCACCAGCGCACTCGCGATGGTCTGGGCCGGCGCTCGCGAGGAGACCGAACGACAGATCGCCGACACCCTCGAGTTCCCCCACGAGCAGGACGAACTCCACCCCACAGTCGGTGCGTTACTGTACGACCTCGACGGGCGCGCCGAGGACGCCGCCTCGCCCGGTCTGCTGGACCGCCTTCGGGGCGGTCGGGCGTTCGACCTCGCGGTCGCGAACGCCCTCTGGGGGCAGGAGCGCTTCCCCTACCGCGAGTCGTTCCTCGAGACGCTCGAGACCAACTACGGCGCTTCACTCCGGACCGTCGACTTCGTCGGCGACCCCGATGGCGCTCGTGAGGTGGTCAACGACTGGGCCGCGGCCGCGACCGACGGCCGGCTCGAGGACCTCCTCTCGGCGCAGGCGGTCACCGAGGAGACGCGGCTGGTCCTCACGAACGCCGTGACGCTGCTGGCCGACTGGGACGAACCGTTCGACCCCGAGGACACGACCGACGAGCCCTTCACCGCCCTCGACGGCTCTACCGACGAGGTGGCGACGATGACCCAGACCGAGGACTTCCCCTATGCGCGTACCGGATCGGGTCTTCAGGCCGTCGAACTCCCCTACGTCGGCCAGTCGGTCAGCATGGTGGTCGTGCTCCCGCCCGAGGGCGAGTTCGAGTCGTTCGAGGATGACCTCGACGCCGACCTGCTCGCGGAACTGCTCGCAGACCTCTCCGAACGGGAACTCAGGCTCTCGCTGCCACGGTTCGAGTTCGAGGTGGGATTCGACCTTCGAGAAACACTGTCCCGTCTCGGCATGCCCGACGCGTTCGATCCGGAGGCCGCCGCCTTCGATGGTATCGTGTCGGCCGACGACGCCCCCGACCTCCACCTCACGGATGTCCGCCACGAGACCTACGTCGCCGTCGACGAGGAAGGCACCGAGGCCATCGCGGCGACCGGTATCTCCGGTGGGCTCGCCTCAGGCCCCGCCGATATGACCGTCGATCGGCCGTTCTACGTCCTCATCCGGGACAGAGAGACGAACGCGCCCCTATTCCTCGGGCGCATCGTCGACGCTGCTGTGGCGCAGTAA
- a CDS encoding DUF255 domain-containing protein — protein sequence MDDPTRVEWREWGEAAFEEAAEAEVPVLLSLTATWCDHCHEMDAATYAEPRIAANVNDSFVPVRVDVDRHPRVRDRYNSGGFPSTVFLAPDGTILTGAGYLGPDGMRQVLDSVRSTWQARGSGAGRVPRLLRDDEPPAGDLTGDVEAAMLGQLTESYDEHAGGWGESPKFPLPDALEFSLKRDRQMALRSFDAVSANLLDEYDGGFYRFATERDWSGLQHEKLLDSNAALVRAFANAYLHTGADAYREPAERTIEFLTTTLWNDEADAFANSQAPGEPAAHGLDATDRADADEPPVDDGVFAGSNALAIEGLLTYYAYTDDERARRYAERALETLRKDLLRDGVVAHEREAALESEAGPTCLLSNQARVLGALTTVASTIDPTATADAREVADATIDRLQDDGSFLDGPAAGAGLLERQLRPLDSNVAFADGLLELAILTGDEAHRTHAREALESFAGASDRFGPQVARYATTVSRLLEGPLVIRVGDEPGTELHRAALRMADHEKVVVPEAVELEAGTARVELGDHASATAETPDELSERLQSVLE from the coding sequence GTGGACGATCCAACGCGCGTCGAGTGGCGCGAGTGGGGTGAGGCGGCGTTCGAGGAGGCTGCCGAAGCCGAGGTCCCGGTGTTGCTCTCGCTGACGGCAACCTGGTGTGATCACTGTCACGAGATGGACGCAGCGACCTACGCCGAGCCGCGTATCGCCGCGAACGTCAACGACAGCTTCGTTCCCGTGCGCGTGGACGTGGACCGCCATCCGCGCGTTCGCGACCGCTACAATTCGGGTGGATTCCCCTCGACCGTCTTTCTCGCACCCGACGGAACGATCCTCACGGGCGCGGGCTACCTCGGCCCCGACGGGATGCGACAGGTGCTCGACAGCGTCCGCTCGACGTGGCAGGCCCGCGGTAGCGGCGCGGGACGCGTCCCCCGCCTGCTTCGCGACGACGAACCACCAGCCGGCGACCTCACGGGCGACGTCGAGGCCGCAATGCTCGGCCAGCTCACGGAGTCCTACGACGAGCACGCCGGCGGCTGGGGTGAGAGCCCGAAGTTCCCCCTTCCCGACGCCCTCGAGTTCTCCCTCAAGCGAGATCGGCAGATGGCGCTGCGATCGTTCGACGCCGTCAGCGCGAACCTGCTCGACGAGTACGACGGCGGGTTCTATCGCTTTGCGACCGAGCGCGATTGGTCCGGACTCCAGCACGAGAAGCTGCTGGACTCGAACGCGGCGCTCGTCCGGGCGTTCGCCAACGCCTACCTCCACACCGGTGCAGACGCCTACCGCGAGCCCGCCGAACGAACCATCGAGTTCCTGACCACGACGCTCTGGAACGACGAGGCTGACGCGTTCGCCAACAGCCAGGCACCCGGCGAGCCCGCTGCACACGGGCTGGACGCCACCGACCGCGCCGACGCCGACGAGCCACCAGTCGACGACGGCGTCTTCGCCGGCTCGAACGCGCTCGCCATCGAAGGCTTGCTCACCTACTACGCCTACACCGACGACGAACGCGCCCGCCGCTACGCCGAACGCGCCCTCGAGACCCTCCGGAAAGATCTCCTGAGAGACGGTGTCGTCGCCCACGAGCGCGAGGCAGCCCTCGAGTCAGAGGCGGGACCGACCTGTCTCCTCTCGAACCAGGCGCGCGTGCTAGGTGCGCTTACGACCGTCGCGAGCACGATCGATCCGACGGCGACCGCCGACGCTCGCGAGGTCGCCGACGCGACGATCGACCGACTGCAGGACGACGGGTCGTTCCTCGACGGGCCCGCTGCAGGCGCAGGCTTGCTCGAGCGTCAGCTCCGTCCACTCGATTCGAACGTGGCGTTCGCCGACGGCCTCCTCGAGCTCGCCATCCTGACCGGCGACGAGGCCCACCGCACGCACGCCCGGGAAGCCCTCGAGTCGTTCGCGGGGGCCAGCGACCGGTTCGGTCCGCAGGTCGCACGGTACGCCACGACCGTCTCCCGGTTACTCGAGGGACCACTCGTGATCCGCGTCGGTGACGAGCCGGGTACGGAGCTCCACCGGGCGGCACTCCGGATGGCAGACCACGAGAAGGTCGTCGTCCCCGAAGCGGTTGAACTCGAGGCCGGGACTGCCCGCGTCGAACTGGGCGATCACGCCTCCGCGACCGCCGAAACTCCTGACGAGTTGAGCGAACGGCTCCAGTCCGTTCTCGAGTGA
- the mptA gene encoding GTP cyclohydrolase MptA: MSHQLPDVQATSPEVTVGLSQVGVTGVEKLVKIAREDKRPLVFTAEFEVFVDLPAWRKGADMSRNMEVIDEILEDATREEAYRVEEVCGEAAERLLEKHDYTSRAEVSMEAEFMRREQTPATDRETQHTVDVIASATATEEGTREEIGTRVTGMTVCPCSQGMSAARAKQTLEDLEVDEETITQFLEEVPQPGHSQRGHATLTVETPGDPEVDLNDLIDVARDAMSARIYNLAKRPDEDHMTFAAHSDAKFVEDCVRSMAEGVVAEFDHLPDDAVVTMKQSNDESIHQHNAHAERVVEMATLRGEVNGDGS, translated from the coding sequence ATGAGTCATCAGTTGCCCGACGTGCAGGCGACGTCGCCCGAGGTCACCGTCGGCCTCAGTCAGGTCGGCGTCACCGGCGTCGAGAAACTCGTGAAGATCGCTCGCGAGGACAAACGCCCGCTCGTCTTCACCGCGGAGTTCGAGGTCTTCGTCGATCTCCCCGCCTGGCGCAAGGGCGCGGACATGAGCCGCAATATGGAGGTCATCGACGAAATCCTCGAAGACGCTACCCGCGAGGAGGCCTACCGCGTCGAGGAAGTCTGCGGGGAGGCCGCCGAACGCCTGCTCGAGAAACACGACTACACCTCCCGCGCAGAGGTATCCATGGAAGCTGAGTTCATGCGCCGCGAGCAGACGCCCGCGACAGACCGCGAGACCCAGCACACCGTCGACGTCATCGCCTCGGCCACCGCAACGGAGGAGGGCACCCGCGAGGAGATCGGCACCCGCGTCACGGGGATGACCGTCTGCCCCTGCTCGCAGGGGATGTCCGCCGCGCGGGCGAAACAGACCCTCGAGGACCTCGAGGTCGACGAGGAGACGATCACGCAGTTCTTAGAGGAGGTCCCACAGCCAGGTCACTCCCAGCGCGGGCACGCGACCCTGACCGTGGAGACACCCGGCGACCCCGAGGTCGACCTCAACGACCTGATCGACGTCGCCCGGGACGCGATGAGCGCGCGGATCTACAACCTGGCGAAGCGACCAGACGAAGATCACATGACGTTCGCGGCCCACTCGGACGCGAAGTTCGTCGAGGACTGCGTCCGGTCGATGGCCGAGGGTGTCGTCGCCGAGTTCGACCACCTGCCCGACGACGCAGTGGTGACGATGAAGCAGTCCAACGACGAGTCGATCCACCAGCACAACGCCCACGCCGAGCGCGTCGTGGAGATGGCGACCCTTCGCGGGGAAGTCAACGGCGACGGCTCCTGA
- a CDS encoding FxsA family protein, producing the protein MYRWIAVLLLIPFLDAVLLAVLVSQFEAVGWVAMVLFVVLTGLLGMLFVRAEGRRTLRKMQRSLVAGEPPTNQLLDGGLLIAAGAFLLTPGLVTDILGFLLVVPITRVPIRMGLKRFVIVPYLDRKADGLVSGTVWTAGFPDETMAGQGTADSSGTGGGAGGTYDLGADAYSVDSEGRTTYTVDLGDERTTDRSDDEDDDPSAR; encoded by the coding sequence ATGTACCGGTGGATCGCGGTCCTGTTGCTCATCCCGTTTCTCGACGCCGTCTTGCTGGCGGTTCTCGTCAGCCAGTTCGAGGCAGTCGGCTGGGTCGCAATGGTCCTCTTCGTCGTGCTCACGGGCCTGCTCGGGATGCTCTTCGTCCGCGCCGAAGGCCGGCGCACCCTCCGGAAGATGCAACGCTCGCTCGTCGCGGGAGAGCCCCCGACAAACCAGCTCCTCGACGGTGGGCTGCTGATCGCCGCCGGGGCGTTCCTGCTTACGCCCGGTCTCGTCACGGACATCCTCGGGTTCCTGCTCGTCGTCCCGATCACCAGAGTTCCGATTCGGATGGGGCTCAAACGGTTCGTGATCGTCCCGTACCTCGACCGGAAGGCCGACGGGCTCGTCAGTGGCACCGTCTGGACTGCTGGCTTCCCCGACGAGACGATGGCCGGACAGGGGACGGCCGACTCGAGTGGCACCGGTGGCGGTGCTGGTGGCACCTACGACCTCGGCGCGGACGCCTACTCCGTCGACAGCGAGGGCCGCACCACCTACACCGTCGACCTCGGCGACGAGCGGACCACGGATCGGTCGGACGACGAGGACGACGACCCCTCCGCTCGGTAG
- a CDS encoding nascent polypeptide-associated complex protein: MFGGGGGLNPRKMEQMMKQMGIDVDDIDAEEVIIRTDEYDLVFSDADVTKMDARGQETYQIIGSPEQVEAGSAGGDAGASADDAGSAIPDEDVGLVAERAGVSEDEAREALEDADGDLAAAIAALE; this comes from the coding sequence ATGTTCGGAGGAGGCGGCGGGCTCAACCCGCGCAAGATGGAACAGATGATGAAACAGATGGGCATCGACGTCGACGACATCGACGCCGAAGAGGTTATCATCCGCACCGACGAGTACGACCTCGTCTTCAGTGACGCCGACGTCACCAAGATGGACGCACGCGGCCAGGAGACCTACCAGATCATCGGCTCGCCCGAGCAGGTCGAAGCCGGCTCCGCGGGCGGCGATGCCGGCGCGAGCGCCGATGATGCCGGAAGCGCGATCCCCGACGAAGACGTCGGGCTCGTCGCCGAACGCGCCGGCGTGAGCGAGGACGAGGCCCGCGAGGCCCTCGAGGACGCAGACGGCGACCTCGCGGCGGCGATCGCCGCCCTCGAGTGA
- a CDS encoding TrmB family transcriptional regulator, producing MASLRDLGLSEYEARAYRALLNTGPTTAKELSRASDVPMGRIYDVLNSIEQYNLVRSQTASRPKKYVAVEPATALDRLLEDKKRELEEKVDQYESIVDDLSDELDAADPVEEQFWTAAVGPEETTDLLLERLAAADDHIVMVAADPVPERDMQAVSEEVYAQLDDALDRGVSVDVLMTRKMVASLSERVGERYRTQLQGREDFRVRTNDDVTGSFNIIDDVEICIQVPNPLSSGDAFGMIDLKDPEFAASVQEEFFPRWRDAEPLEF from the coding sequence ATGGCAAGCCTCAGGGATCTCGGACTCTCGGAGTACGAAGCTCGAGCCTACCGAGCGCTGCTGAACACCGGTCCCACAACGGCCAAAGAGTTGTCCCGGGCGAGCGACGTCCCGATGGGACGCATCTACGACGTCTTGAACAGCATCGAGCAGTACAATCTCGTGCGCAGCCAGACCGCGAGTCGCCCGAAGAAGTACGTCGCGGTCGAGCCCGCGACGGCACTCGATCGCCTGCTCGAGGACAAGAAACGGGAACTCGAGGAGAAAGTCGACCAGTACGAGTCGATCGTCGACGACCTCTCGGACGAACTCGACGCCGCGGACCCGGTCGAAGAGCAGTTCTGGACCGCCGCCGTCGGCCCCGAGGAGACGACTGACCTCCTGCTCGAGCGGCTGGCCGCAGCCGACGACCACATCGTGATGGTCGCCGCAGACCCAGTTCCAGAACGGGACATGCAGGCCGTCAGCGAGGAGGTCTACGCCCAGCTCGACGATGCGCTGGATCGCGGAGTGTCCGTCGACGTCCTGATGACTCGCAAGATGGTCGCCTCACTCTCCGAGCGGGTCGGCGAGCGCTACCGGACCCAACTGCAGGGCCGGGAGGACTTCCGCGTCCGGACGAACGACGACGTCACTGGCTCGTTCAACATCATCGACGACGTCGAGATCTGCATTCAGGTGCCGAACCCGCTCTCCTCGGGTGACGCCTTCGGCATGATCGACCTCAAAGACCCCGAGTTCGCCGCCAGCGTCCAGGAGGAGTTCTTCCCGCGCTGGAGAGACGCAGAGCCACTCGAGTTCTAG
- a CDS encoding ABC transporter permease, translating to MSSWAGVTRYSSYLVAVALAVHGLIHFLGVVVYFELLQLADLPYKTTLLGGAVAVGGTGIRVFAVLTAVAGVGFLVSAVALVTNWRYWWSLLFAVTAFSLVLTALDWTVASMGVLANLAILVGLVGYRFRATVR from the coding sequence ATGAGTTCCTGGGCCGGTGTGACGAGGTACAGTTCGTATCTGGTGGCAGTTGCGCTTGCGGTCCACGGGCTCATTCACTTCCTCGGAGTCGTGGTCTACTTCGAACTCCTTCAGCTCGCAGACCTTCCGTACAAGACGACGCTGCTCGGCGGGGCCGTCGCCGTGGGTGGGACGGGGATTCGGGTCTTCGCTGTATTGACCGCCGTGGCGGGTGTCGGATTCCTCGTATCGGCCGTCGCACTGGTCACCAACTGGCGATACTGGTGGTCTCTATTGTTCGCAGTGACGGCGTTTTCGCTCGTGCTTACCGCTCTCGACTGGACGGTCGCGTCGATGGGTGTGCTGGCCAATCTGGCGATTCTGGTCGGACTCGTCGGTTACAGATTCCGCGCGACCGTCAGATAG
- a CDS encoding zinc-dependent metalloprotease — translation MNLYRSVRTVAGASGPDAIDWESAADAARAGTDPGSLDLSEAERQGYARDVREARAAVRSVSGVDFEVPDAVEIQNRHHWIDANVETFERVMGTLEPHTDDFPGIARTINTGTMTILLAYLGRNVLGQYDPLLLADSPDADHALYFVHPNICAAADALEVDRERFRRWIAFHEVTHAAEFGAAPWLSTHLEDRMEDGIATLSTGRFDREAFRDLDAAMTVVEGYAELLMDHAFDDEYADLRRKLDERRQGRGPLQRTFRRLLGLGLKQRQYERGKHFFERVVAVRDLETASLVWEGPAYLPTHDELDSPGLWLRRVDR, via the coding sequence GTGAATCTCTATCGTAGCGTCCGGACCGTCGCCGGCGCGTCCGGCCCCGACGCGATCGACTGGGAGTCGGCAGCCGACGCCGCCAGGGCCGGCACCGACCCCGGGTCGCTCGACCTCTCGGAAGCGGAGCGGCAGGGTTACGCCCGGGACGTCCGGGAGGCCCGGGCCGCCGTGCGATCGGTCTCCGGCGTCGACTTCGAGGTCCCCGACGCCGTCGAGATCCAGAACCGCCACCACTGGATCGACGCCAACGTCGAGACCTTCGAGCGCGTGATGGGGACGCTCGAGCCCCACACCGACGACTTCCCGGGGATTGCCCGGACGATCAACACGGGGACGATGACGATTTTGCTCGCGTACCTCGGGCGAAACGTCCTCGGGCAGTACGACCCGCTGTTGCTCGCCGATTCTCCCGACGCCGACCACGCGCTGTACTTCGTCCACCCCAACATCTGTGCGGCCGCCGACGCACTCGAGGTCGACCGCGAGCGGTTTCGCCGCTGGATCGCCTTCCACGAGGTGACCCACGCCGCGGAGTTCGGTGCTGCCCCGTGGCTCTCGACGCACCTCGAGGATCGGATGGAAGATGGCATCGCGACGCTCTCGACCGGGCGATTCGATCGTGAGGCCTTCCGGGACCTCGACGCGGCGATGACCGTCGTCGAGGGCTACGCGGAACTGCTGATGGATCACGCGTTCGACGACGAGTACGCGGATCTTCGGCGAAAACTCGACGAGCGCCGGCAGGGTCGAGGCCCGCTCCAGCGGACGTTTCGGCGACTGCTCGGACTCGGACTCAAGCAACGCCAGTACGAACGCGGCAAGCACTTTTTCGAACGCGTCGTTGCTGTCCGGGACCTCGAGACGGCGAGTCTGGTCTGGGAGGGCCCGGCGTACCTCCCGACCCACGACGAACTGGATTCGCCGGGGCTGTGGCTCCGGCGGGTCGACCGCTAG
- a CDS encoding methyltransferase domain-containing protein has product MPGADDSGLEGDASADDSDADGAESTGRVPVLLVCGDREFLVEPGEEMGTDLGVLEVPEDVEPGDTVETHLGEAFTVRRLRGPDLFHHFERTGAPMVPRDIGLVIGETGVAAGDRVLDAGTGTGVLAASMARAGATVVTYERDPDFADVARENMALGGVEDRVDVRTGDLTAELEGLEASSFDVLTLDTGDAPDVVPHAPDLLVEGGFLAVYSPFIESTRAVAEAAREAGLVEVTTRETIQREMQFDDRGSRPSTAPVGHTGYLTVARNL; this is encoded by the coding sequence GTGCCGGGCGCTGACGATTCCGGCCTCGAAGGCGACGCGTCGGCCGACGACAGCGACGCCGATGGGGCGGAGTCCACCGGCCGCGTCCCCGTCCTGCTCGTCTGCGGTGACCGCGAGTTTCTCGTCGAACCCGGCGAAGAAATGGGGACCGACCTCGGCGTGCTCGAGGTTCCCGAGGACGTCGAACCCGGCGACACCGTCGAGACCCATCTCGGCGAGGCGTTCACCGTCCGGCGACTGCGAGGGCCGGACCTCTTTCACCACTTCGAGCGCACCGGCGCGCCGATGGTGCCCCGCGATATCGGTCTCGTGATCGGCGAGACCGGCGTCGCCGCAGGCGATCGCGTGCTCGATGCGGGTACCGGAACCGGCGTGCTCGCCGCCTCGATGGCCCGGGCGGGCGCGACGGTCGTCACCTACGAGCGTGACCCCGACTTCGCCGACGTCGCCCGCGAGAACATGGCCCTCGGCGGGGTCGAAGACCGTGTCGACGTCCGGACCGGCGACCTGACCGCGGAACTCGAGGGGCTCGAGGCCTCGTCGTTCGACGTGCTGACCCTCGATACGGGCGACGCGCCCGACGTGGTTCCGCACGCGCCGGACCTGCTGGTCGAGGGCGGCTTTCTCGCGGTCTACAGCCCATTCATCGAGTCCACGCGGGCAGTCGCTGAGGCCGCGCGCGAAGCCGGTCTCGTCGAGGTCACCACCAGAGAGACGATCCAGCGGGAGATGCAGTTCGACGACCGCGGCTCGCGCCCGTCGACGGCTCCCGTGGGGCACACGGGCTATCTGACGGTCGCGCGGAATCTGTAA
- a CDS encoding C2H2-type zinc finger protein yields the protein MAVTCSNCDEEFETAAALTQHLPLHHNTCGVCSEKFDDTESLREHVHASH from the coding sequence ATGGCAGTCACTTGCTCAAACTGCGACGAAGAGTTCGAAACCGCAGCAGCACTCACCCAGCACCTTCCGCTCCACCACAACACCTGCGGCGTCTGTAGCGAGAAATTCGACGATACAGAGTCCCTGCGCGAACACGTCCACGCATCGCACTGA
- a CDS encoding MaoC family dehydratase, whose protein sequence is MQYFEDIEVGDVDESGEYDVTKAEIVEFAEQYDPQPFHVDEEAAADSMFGELVASGWHTASIMMRLGVESSRDRAFLGSFGVDELRWKAPVKPGDTLRRRSEVIEKRPSESRDDRGYVKLETEGFNQDDEVVITMIGNGIIARRPDDE, encoded by the coding sequence ATGCAATACTTCGAAGACATCGAGGTCGGGGACGTCGACGAGTCCGGCGAGTACGACGTGACCAAAGCGGAAATCGTCGAGTTCGCCGAGCAGTACGATCCACAGCCGTTTCACGTCGACGAAGAGGCTGCAGCCGACTCCATGTTCGGTGAACTCGTCGCTTCCGGCTGGCACACCGCGTCAATCATGATGCGCCTCGGCGTCGAAAGTAGCCGGGACAGGGCCTTTCTCGGCTCGTTTGGAGTCGACGAACTTCGGTGGAAGGCACCCGTCAAACCCGGTGACACCCTCCGACGACGGAGCGAAGTTATCGAAAAACGACCCTCGGAGAGTCGAGACGACCGCGGATACGTCAAGCTGGAAACGGAGGGGTTCAATCAGGACGACGAGGTCGTCATCACCATGATCGGGAACGGGATCATCGCGCGACGACCGGACGACGAGTAA